The DNA region TCTTTACGTGAGATTTTAATGTGCGTAGTACTCCTTTTGTTTTTGGAAACAATAGAATATGACTTAAAATCAAAGCAATAGCTATTATTAGAACGAATAACATCATAGAAACTGTTTTTAAATTTATACTAAAAGCTGATTATCTAATTAAGCTATAAATGTCAAAGCTTTAATCATTATTCTTTCAATTTATTCGGACTTAGTTGGCATTGGCATTAATTTCACTTATGTTGATAATCGAAAAATCTTAAGGCTATCAGCTAAAATAGAAGCCATTTCAAAAATGTAATTAGACGTCTTATAGTTGATAAACTCGGTAAGTGCTTATTTGGAAATCCCGCATGACATAAATTTCTTTAGTTCCAAAATTGACCGAACTATATTCTAAACTTCAAGTTTTTTATTTTTGATTAAGCCATTTTAGCTTTGTTTCTTTTTGTAGTAAAAGAAAGCGCCTTGGTTACCCTAGCATTATCTCTCTTGTACAAACGTGCAACCTCAACTGTATTTTCCGAGCTAACTTCCTCCGTAGAAGTTTCAGTAACAATGCTCATTTCTATAGTGGCAACTTTAACCTCTTCAGTAGCAGTTTGAGCTTGAGCAGTTACTCCGATAAAAAGAACAAAAATTAAAGTTGCGATAGTTTTCATGACTTGACGTTTTATATAATTAAAACGCCGCAGACCCTATCCTACCGAGGTTCCATTCGCTGAAAAACCCCTAATTTTCGGTTATCGGCACAACTTCGGTTCAAGTGTAAAAAAGCACCGATGAACGTAATTCATCCTAAAAACACCTTACCGAGATTAAGTGTTTTTAATCGGAAAACGAGTGTGTTTTACAAACTATAAAAGCTAGAACAGCAACAATACAATATTTCTTTTTGGCAATACTTATGTTGTGCTACGCCACAACCTATCATTATGTAAAGGTCATGCAGAAATAAGAATGGAGAAGAAGGGAAAAGCAGATTAAAACTCATTACTCTTAACCCATATCCAAAAATCAGCATATAAACATAGTAATCCAAATACAAGTTCCCTTGCTAACATATACTAGTGCATTAAGCCTGGTCTAATAGAATTGAAGAGTAACCGAGGAAAAAATCATAAAACGTAACCCATGCCATAACTATCAGAGAGTAAAGAAATATCCCGTGAAATTTATCTGTGAGATTTTAGATAGATTATTCCTAAGAAACTAAAAAAGTCTTGAGTATTAAAGTTAAGGCTTACTACATAAGAAATGGATTAAGCCATTTTAGCTTTGTTTCTTTTTGTAGTAAAAGAAAGTGCCTTGGTTACCCTAGCATTATCTCTCTTGTACAAACGTGCAACCTCAATTGTATTTTCCAAGCTAACTTCCTCTGTAGAAGCTTCAGAAACAATGCTCATTTCTATAGTGGCAACTTTAACCTCTTCGATAGCAGTTTGAGCTTGAGCAGTTACTCCGATAAAAAGAACAAAAATTAAAGTTGCGATAGTTTTCATGACTTGACGTTTTATATAATTAAAACGCCGCAGGCCCTACCCTACCGAGGTTCCATTCGCTGAAAAACCCCTAATTTTCGGTTATCGGCACAACTTCGGTTCAAGTGTAAAAAAGCACCGATGAACGTAATTCACCCTAAAAACACCTTACCGAGATTAAGTGTTTTTAATCGGAAAACATATACATTTTTTAATCCCTAAATTTCACTTTTTAATAATTATGGCTAGTTTGAATGGTTTAACTGTTTATTGTTCTTTACGTAAGTTTTAGATACCGATTTAACTATAGCCTAAAACCCAAAGAGCTACAACAATACCCTTTATCTAACATATTTGTCCAGGGTCAGGAGACTGCAATTATATATTGATAGTTTTCTTACAACAAAGAGCAGAGCTTAAGAAACTTGTATCAGAAGACTTACATCAACAACAGATGAACGAACGATCAACAACTAACTTTTATCGATTATTAGTTAATATAATTGGAGCGATAAATCAAAATGAATAATTTGCGCTTTCTTTTGAAAAAGAAAATGGATTAATTTAAATCACTAATTATGAGACGTAATTTAATTACACGATTTTTTCTGTTCTCAATGCTATTCGTATCATTTATCATGGTACCTGCAGCTTGTAGCAGCGATGACGGAGGAACAGACAAAGAACAAGTTGACCCAGACCCCGATCCGGAACCAGACCCAGATCCCGAACAGGTAGCGGACCCTACCAATGAGAATACTACTATAGATGCTACAGCAGCCGCTCATTCCAACGGAGTAAGTACTTCCACTGTAACCGTGCAATTAGCCGATGCAGATGGAAAAAAGTTAAGCGCTAGCGGAGGTACAATCGCCCTAACTACTACTGGATCTGCTACAATATCCGAAATCACTGATAACGCAGATGGAACATATACAGCAACCGTAAGTGGTGAGGTAGAAGAAACAATAACTGTGTCAGGAACATTAGATGGTACGGATATTACCAGTACTGTAGACATTACTTTTAACCCAGATGAGTCAAATCCAGCACAAGAAGCAGAACAGTCAACAGAAGCTGTTGGCCCTACTTTACTAAGAATCAACTGTGGAGGAGACGAAATAACTTTCGGTGATGTTACCTTTCTTGCCGACCAATATTTTGACGGTCCTACAGAAGCTTATAACAACCCCAATGTGGACGCTTCAGAAATTACAAATACGGATATGCCTGAACTCTATATTACAGAGAGAATAACTGATAATACAGATGTTAAAGGACCTTTCTCCTATAAAATTCCTGTTACAGATGGCACTTATACAGTTAAACTCTACTTTGCAGAAGTTTACTGGGGTGTTGAGAATCCAGAAGGATTAGGTGAAGATGACGGTACAGGACGTAGAATCTTTAATATTACCATGGAAGATGAAGCAATCTTTACCGGATATGATCTTTATAAAGAACATGGAGCATTATCTGCTGGTAGCCGTATGTACGATGTTGAAGTGGCGGATGGTGAGCTTACAATCATTTTTGAAGCAACTGTTAATAAACCAAAAGTATCAGCTATAGAAGTTTTCGGTACTGGAACAATCGGTTCTTAATAAGGCAACTTTCAAGTTAATATATAATAGGTCTTTGGAGAATATTCTCCAAAGACCTATTTTTTTTGAACCTTTGTAAGTAAGGAAACGTATACATACTATACTAATTCTTTAAAAGAAATTGACATGATATTTAAATCTATATTCTTATCCATATTCCTTTTAGCCTCCACTTCTTGCCAATCCCATGTTGAAAAGAAAAAACCCGCGCAAACGTCCTTAGCAAAAAAAGTAGCTATAAAGCTAACAAATCAAGATCTTTCAAATTTTGAAACGGCTTATTTTGCCAGTGGTTGTTTCTGGTGTGTAGAAGCCATATTTGAAAGTGTAAAAGGAGTCAAGGAAGTGGTCTCAGGGTATTCTGGTGGTACTGAAAAAAATCCCACTTACGAGCAAGTAGGTGGTGGTATGACAAGCCATGCAGAAGCTGTTAAAGTTTATTACGACCCAAAGGTTATTTCGTTTACAGCCTTAGTCCAAGTGTTTTTTGGATCTCATGACCCTACAACATTAAATAGACAAGGACCAGATCGTGGCCCCCAGTATAGATCAATCGCTTTTTATAAAAACGACAAAGAGAAACAGATTATTGACGGGTACATTAAAGCCTTAAAAGATCAAAACGTTTACGATGGCACACCCATTACAACAGAAGTCACCAAGTTTACAAAGTTTTATGACGCTGAGGACTATCACCAAGATTATGAGCGCAAACATCCAAATAACTCATATATTACAAACGTATCCGTACCAAGACTAAATCGTTTTAAAGAAAATTTTCAGGAGTATTTAAAAGATGGATCTCATTAAACCGAGTATCTTTTTTTCAATTAAAAACAAGCAGCCCGTTAAGGCTATTTTTTTTAGCTAACAACATGGTTTGGGACAGGTTAAATTTATTGAAGAATTATTTCGCTGTACTGAGAATTGATATTGATAGACTTATCTGATTTGTTGTTGTTGTTGTTGTTGTTGATATACCCCTTATAAACCACGCTAGTATGATTTGTTCTTTTATCTAATTTTAGGTTTGTTGGAAGTGTGAATTCAGACGCAGTTCCGTTCATATAAATATTTCCCTCTTTATTTGGCAGCCTACAAACAAATTCTGCATTTTGAAGTGAAACATCTAGTGTTTCAAATTCCTCCGCAATAGTACGTATCAATAAGGGGCCAAAACTGTTATTTATAAAAGCTGTTTTAACCAAGTTTTCAATAGTTACTTCCGAAGACTTGGCACTCAATTTAAGATTCAATACTTCGTCTAAATCAATGCTTTCGGAATAATCTGCCTTTAGTTGACCATAGTTCCACTTTTGAACACGAATAGGAGAATATGAAACCACAACCTTGGTTTCATCTCCATCAATAGTTGCTGCATACAATTTAGCATGGGAAAGCGTAGCGTTTATGTTATTAGTATGCTCGGCAAGTTTGACTTCCCCGTGACGTACGTTCATTTTAATCTTAGTGGATTTTGGCATTTTAATTTTTATGGTCTTCTTTATCTTATATTTCCTATTTTCTCCCTTTCTGTTAAAATAAAAAGTATTGGGGGAGTTCCTTTCATTACGCTCACTTTTCATTTTTGCCTCTATCCTCTCTTCTATGGCTTCTCTTTTTCTTTGCTTCTGTTCCTCTTTCCTTTCTAATTTATCTTCCATACGCTCATTCTGGGCTGCCATTCTTTCTTCTAACTCCTTTTCCCGTCGTTCTCGAACCTCCTTATGCTTTACCTCCATTTTTTGCTGCCACTCTTCCATTTTCTTTTGATAAGGCTCACCAAAATTTTTCTGAAAACCCTCTTGCCATTTTTTTAGATAGGCCTCACCTTCTTTTTCAAAAGCCTCATGGTCAAAATTAGGGTTTGGTGCTTCTGGCATTGGAGGTTCGGGAGGCATAGGCATTGCTACCAATTCTAAAAAATCAAAATCAAACTCGGGCATTTCCGGAATTTCAATATGTAAATCCTCCATATCTATAAAAGAAGGACCTTCCCAAGCCTTATCGCTCTGCGTGTTTACACTTATTTTTTTACTATTTCCAATGACGGAAATACCCCCTTTTTCAAAGTAGGCCGCCGCTTCTTCATCAGTTGCCCCTTCTAATTGAACTGTAGTTTCAATACTCACCCTATTTTTATTCCATGTATCAAACTCAATATCAGCATAGCTGGTATTAACTTCTAGGACGGCATTGTCTACAACCTCAAAATTTTCCGAATAAACTTTCTCTTTTATTTGCCCATTGGCCCCTATGCTGATGAGACATAGGAAAACCGTTAGGGACTTAAATATTAGTCTCTGTAACTGCTTCATTTTTTGATGATTTTAACTGATTTATTTTTTCTTTCAACCTATGCAATAACTGTAACCGCAATTGAAGGTTCTTCACCATTGCGGTAATGGTTTGATCATTAGGTCCTATTTCATTCAACTCATCGCTCAACCTACCATACTCCTCATTCAACTCCTTCAATTCTCCCATAAAACTATCGATCAGCACATTGTTTTTATCCGAAACCTCAAGGTCTGAAATCTCTAGGTTAATACTGGTCATATAATAGTTTTCTACTTTTCTCAAATCTGGGGAAAGGTCTCCCAAGGATAAGCTCTCTGCCGGTTTAACCTTTGTTTGCTTCTCAACAATAACCGCCTCTGAATCAGAGGCCTTTTCTACTCCAAGAAAATAAACACCCAAGCCCAATAACAGAACAATGGAAGCTGCTATTTGCAAATAAGGCAGTGGCCTCTGTTTCTGCTGTGGTAATTCCGTTCTCAATTTTTTAAGAAATCGTTCTTCATGGCCCGCGCTTAATAACGGGGCTTCCTCCTCTTCATCACTTTTAAAAAGCTTTTTAAGATCTTGCGCCATAATTCTTTTCTTTCAACAACTGTTTTAAATACCCTTTTCCCCTTAAAAGTCTAGTTCTACAAGCTGATTCCGTCAGGTCTAATATTTGGGATATTTCACTGTGGTCGTACCCTTCCATCAAATACATCATAACTACATATTTATATTTTTCAGGCAATTCTTCCATCGCACATTTAATATTTTTTAAAGTGATATCATCATTTACATTCCAATTGTCATCTTCCTCTAGAGGCATATGGCTTTCTTGAAACGGAACGGTTTGATGTTTTTTAGATTTCAGAAAATCTATACTCTTATTTATTACAATTTTTTTAAGCCATGCACCAAACGTAACATTCCCCTCATATTGTTCTATTTTTTGAAAGGCTTTTATGAAAGATTCTTGTAAAACATCTTCAGCATCTTTGGTATTTTTCACATACCGCATTGCAACGCAGAACATACCATCACAGTACTGCCGGTACAGTTGCATCTGTCCCTTCCTGTTATTCTTTTTACATTGTTCTACTAAATCTATCTGAAACATTGGTCGGTTTCGTGGTCAGTTTTAGGACGGTTCTATTATAAGGACGAAAGAAATACTCTTGTGTTGCAAAAAACTCATAATTTTGTAAAGATTTTAATTAGATACATTTGAAACAAGTTACAATACAAACCGAAAACATTATCCTAATCGTTCTAGATTACGGTGCTGTCATTCAAAAATTATTAGTTAAAGGTAAAGATGGAAACTATACCAATGTGGTGGTTGGCCTTAACTATCCGAGCGCTTATAAAAATGACAAAAAGTGCTTAGGAGCCTGCGTAGGTAGATACGCAGGAAGAATCTCCGGAGGTAGTTTTGTCTTGGACCAAGAAAACTACCCTCTGCATAATGTAAATGGAGTTCACTTACACGGTGGAAAACAAGGTTTTGCGCAAAAGACATGGAAATTTGAGGAAGTCAATCATGGCCCTGAACCTTTTATTAAACTGTCTTACTTCAGTAAGCATTTGGAAGAAGGGTATCCAGGAAATTTAAAAGTCACCGTAACATATAAAATAAAAGACAATGCATTGGTTATTGAACACAAGGCAGAAACAGACCGAACAACGGTACTGAACCTTACCAATCATTCTTATTTTAAACTAGACAAAGAAGAGAGTATAAAAGATTACTTGTTACAAATGAATTGTACACACTTTACAGAAAGTAATGCAAACCAACTGCCTACAGGAAAATTTGTTTCCGTAAAAGGGACTCCCTATAATTTTTTAGAGGAAAGAAGTTTGGGCAATACACCTTTAGACCTACCTTTTGCTATTCATCCAAAGACGAATCTAGCCGCCAGAATCAGTTCTAAAAAATCTGGGATTACTATGACCGTACAAACCAATCAGCCAGCGCTAATTGTTTATACGCCTCCAGAATTCCCTGGTATATGTTTTGAGACACAAAATTTTCCCGACGCTCCCAATCAACCTAATTTCCCCTCTTCCGTATTAAAACCAGGAGAAAAATACAGAAACATATCTCAATATCACTTTTCCGTTAGATAGCATAAAAAAAGCCCTAAGAAATTACTTCTTAGGGCTTAAAAATTTAATAAGCGTACTCTATGCTTCGACCATCAAATTCAATTCAACGGTAATATTATCTCTTGTAGCTTTACTATAAGGACATATTTCGTGGGCAGCATTAATTAAGTCTTCTCCTTTTTCTTTATCTACAGTGGGCAACAAACAATCCAAAGTTGCATCTATAAAAAAGCCATCTTCGTCTTTGTTGAAACCTATTATTGCCGTTACACTAAAATCACCTAAATCATCTACACCATGTTCTTTAGCAACAGCCTGTAAAGCACCCGCAAAGCAAGTTGAGTATGCTGCCGCAAATAACTGCTCCGGGTTGGTAGATTTACCATCTGTTTTTCCATCTGCACCAGGCATCTTAATATCTAAATCTACGGCACCATCATCACTCTTTACATGACCCGCTCTACCTCCTGTATTTGTCGCTTCCGTTTTAAAAATAGTTTTCATTACGTATAAGTTTTGATTACTTCATGAAGTTAAGCTAAGCATTTGTGAAAACTTAAAATGGATTATTAAATTATTGTGAAAACCATCATTACGGTTAAAAAAAGAATTGATTACGCCGCTAATTCGTAACTTAGAGTAAACAATTGTACTACAATGAAATTTCTAAAATGGATTCTTATCGTATTTGCTGTGTTAGGTCTTTTGTTCTATTTTGTAGTGAGCCCTTATATGCGGACACAAACCAAAAAACATAGCCCTGAACACACGGTCAACTATGTTAAAAATGGAATGGATTTGTCCGTAAACTATTCCAGTCCATCAAAAAAGAATCGAATTATATTTGGAGAACTTGTGCCATATGATATGGTTTGGCGTACCGGCGCAAATGAACCTACTACCTTTTCCACTAAAACCGATATAAAAATAAAAGGGGAAAACCTTCCTGCAGGCACTTATTCGTTGTGGACAAGACCTGGCCGACAAAGTTGGTCCGTTATCTTCAATAAAAATATTCCTACTTGGGGCGTGTCCATTCTTAGTGGAGGAAAAGAAACTACCAGAGTCATAGATAAAGACGTTATAGAAGTTGAAATACCTACCGAGCAGACCTCTCAGACCGTAGAAAACTTTACAATAGATTTTGATATGCAGCACGAACTCTTCATGCTTATGTCATGGGATAGAACACTGATTAAAGTACCCATTAGCAAATAAATTTGAACAATTCTAAGAACACTGATTAAAGTACCCATTAGCAAATAAATTTGAACAATTCTAAGAACACAGATAAAAAAGGTATTTCTGAAATTCAGAAAAAAAGGAAGAATCCGTTAGTGGCCACCAAATTGGTCAACGCCTTATGCAACGGAGACAAAACCGCTCTTGGGCAAGCAATTACTTTAATTGAAAGCAATCATACAAAACACGCTGCCAAAGCTAATGAGGTTGTTTCCCTATGTTTAAAGAAACAAAGCAAAAGCATTCGTATTGGTGTTACGGGAGTACCTGGGGTAGGGAAAAGCACGTTTATAGAAACTTTTGGTCAACTACTCACTTCACAAGGTAATAAAGTTGCCGTACTTACCGTAGACCCAACCAGTAGTCAAAGTAAAGGAAGTATTCTAGGGGATAAAACACGAATGGAAACACTGGCAAAAGACCCAAACGCTTTCATTCGTCCTTCACCTTCCGGACTTTCTTTAGGTGGGGTTACCCGTAAAACACGAGAAAGCATCATTTTATGTGAAGCAGCAGGTTATTCTATTATTTTAATTGAAACCGTTGGGGTTGGCCAAAATGAAACTACAGTCCATGGTATGGTAGATTTTTTTCTACTTCTAAAATTGGCCGGTGCAGGCGATGAACTTCAAGGAATAAAACGTGGTATTATAGAAATGGCCGATAGCATTGTTATCAATAAGGCCGATGGTAATAACATTGCGAATGCAAAAATTGCCAAAAACGAATTTGAAAATTCCCTAAAATTATATCCGCCCAAAGAAAATGGCTGGAGACCCAAAGTTTTATATTGCTCCGCAACAGAAAATACAGGCGTTGAGGAGGTTTGGAGCACAATTGCCGAATATATAAAAGAAGCCAAAGAAACAGGCTTTTTTGAGGACAGGCGCAAACAACAGAATAAGAATTGGCTTTATGATGCCATAGAACAACGCTTAAAATCCGACTTTTATACCAATACACAGGTAAGAAGCGAGATAGACGAGTTTTTAAAGCAAATAGCTACGAAAGAAATTTCTCCTTTTTTAGCTGCCGATAAATTGATAGCCGTTTTTAAAAGTCGTTCTTAATTAAATACCGTAATTTTGTCAGCTAAAGTCTTATATCTTGATGGATTTAGTTACCACATCCCTGTTATCTGTTGTCATTCCCGTCTTTAACGAGTCTGAAAATATTGTCTTACTCACAAAAAAAATACACGAAAGTCTAACTGGCTATAACTATCAGATTGTGTATATAGACGATTTTTCGTTTGATGGCACAAGAAAGGTAATTAAAGATATGAAAGATGATAAAGTTCATCTTATCAGCCTCAAGAGAAATTACGGACAGAGTCTAGCTTTAGCTGCAGGTATTGATTACGCCCAAGGCGAATATATCATTACCATGGACGGTGATATGCAGAACGACCCATCGGATATTCCGGGCATGCTGCATTATGTCGTTAACGATGATTATGACGTAGTTACCGGTATTCGTGCCAAAAGAAAAGATTCTTTTGTAAAAAAAATCCCATCAAAAATAGCTAATGCCGTGATTAGGCGTACGGCAAAACTTGATATAAAGGACAATGGCTGTGCTTTAAAAGTTTTCACTAAAGAAATTGCAAAAGACCTAAACCTGTACGGTGAAATGCACCGTTTTATAACCTTGTTGGCCCATTTTGAGGGAGCACGCATTAAACAAGTTCCCGTAAAACACCATGCTAGGCATGCAGGAAGCTCTAAATATGGACTGGAACGTGTCTTTAAAGTAGTTGCAGACATCATGTTGCTGCTTTTCATTAGAAAGTACTTTCAGAGGCCCATCCACTTCTTTGGTATATTTGGTGTCATTCTTATTTTAATAGGCATAATCACCAATCTATACCTATTAGTAGTCAAATTTGGAATGGGCGAAG from Zobellia alginiliquefaciens includes:
- a CDS encoding malectin domain-containing carbohydrate-binding protein — its product is MRRNLITRFFLFSMLFVSFIMVPAACSSDDGGTDKEQVDPDPDPEPDPDPEQVADPTNENTTIDATAAAHSNGVSTSTVTVQLADADGKKLSASGGTIALTTTGSATISEITDNADGTYTATVSGEVEETITVSGTLDGTDITSTVDITFNPDESNPAQEAEQSTEAVGPTLLRINCGGDEITFGDVTFLADQYFDGPTEAYNNPNVDASEITNTDMPELYITERITDNTDVKGPFSYKIPVTDGTYTVKLYFAEVYWGVENPEGLGEDDGTGRRIFNITMEDEAIFTGYDLYKEHGALSAGSRMYDVEVADGELTIIFEATVNKPKVSAIEVFGTGTIGS
- the msrA gene encoding peptide-methionine (S)-S-oxide reductase MsrA is translated as MIFKSIFLSIFLLASTSCQSHVEKKKPAQTSLAKKVAIKLTNQDLSNFETAYFASGCFWCVEAIFESVKGVKEVVSGYSGGTEKNPTYEQVGGGMTSHAEAVKVYYDPKVISFTALVQVFFGSHDPTTLNRQGPDRGPQYRSIAFYKNDKEKQIIDGYIKALKDQNVYDGTPITTEVTKFTKFYDAEDYHQDYERKHPNNSYITNVSVPRLNRFKENFQEYLKDGSH
- a CDS encoding RNA polymerase sigma factor; translated protein: MFQIDLVEQCKKNNRKGQMQLYRQYCDGMFCVAMRYVKNTKDAEDVLQESFIKAFQKIEQYEGNVTFGAWLKKIVINKSIDFLKSKKHQTVPFQESHMPLEEDDNWNVNDDITLKNIKCAMEELPEKYKYVVMMYLMEGYDHSEISQILDLTESACRTRLLRGKGYLKQLLKEKNYGARS
- a CDS encoding aldose epimerase family protein; protein product: MKQVTIQTENIILIVLDYGAVIQKLLVKGKDGNYTNVVVGLNYPSAYKNDKKCLGACVGRYAGRISGGSFVLDQENYPLHNVNGVHLHGGKQGFAQKTWKFEEVNHGPEPFIKLSYFSKHLEEGYPGNLKVTVTYKIKDNALVIEHKAETDRTTVLNLTNHSYFKLDKEESIKDYLLQMNCTHFTESNANQLPTGKFVSVKGTPYNFLEERSLGNTPLDLPFAIHPKTNLAARISSKKSGITMTVQTNQPALIVYTPPEFPGICFETQNFPDAPNQPNFPSSVLKPGEKYRNISQYHFSVR
- a CDS encoding organic hydroperoxide resistance protein, with translation MKTIFKTEATNTGGRAGHVKSDDGAVDLDIKMPGADGKTDGKSTNPEQLFAAAYSTCFAGALQAVAKEHGVDDLGDFSVTAIIGFNKDEDGFFIDATLDCLLPTVDKEKGEDLINAAHEICPYSKATRDNITVELNLMVEA
- a CDS encoding DUF2911 domain-containing protein: MKFLKWILIVFAVLGLLFYFVVSPYMRTQTKKHSPEHTVNYVKNGMDLSVNYSSPSKKNRIIFGELVPYDMVWRTGANEPTTFSTKTDIKIKGENLPAGTYSLWTRPGRQSWSVIFNKNIPTWGVSILSGGKETTRVIDKDVIEVEIPTEQTSQTVENFTIDFDMQHELFMLMSWDRTLIKVPISK
- the meaB gene encoding methylmalonyl Co-A mutase-associated GTPase MeaB; amino-acid sequence: MNNSKNTDKKGISEIQKKRKNPLVATKLVNALCNGDKTALGQAITLIESNHTKHAAKANEVVSLCLKKQSKSIRIGVTGVPGVGKSTFIETFGQLLTSQGNKVAVLTVDPTSSQSKGSILGDKTRMETLAKDPNAFIRPSPSGLSLGGVTRKTRESIILCEAAGYSIILIETVGVGQNETTVHGMVDFFLLLKLAGAGDELQGIKRGIIEMADSIVINKADGNNIANAKIAKNEFENSLKLYPPKENGWRPKVLYCSATENTGVEEVWSTIAEYIKEAKETGFFEDRRKQQNKNWLYDAIEQRLKSDFYTNTQVRSEIDEFLKQIATKEISPFLAADKLIAVFKSRS
- a CDS encoding glycosyltransferase family 2 protein, which codes for MDLVTTSLLSVVIPVFNESENIVLLTKKIHESLTGYNYQIVYIDDFSFDGTRKVIKDMKDDKVHLISLKRNYGQSLALAAGIDYAQGEYIITMDGDMQNDPSDIPGMLHYVVNDDYDVVTGIRAKRKDSFVKKIPSKIANAVIRRTAKLDIKDNGCALKVFTKEIAKDLNLYGEMHRFITLLAHFEGARIKQVPVKHHARHAGSSKYGLERVFKVVADIMLLLFIRKYFQRPIHFFGIFGVILILIGIITNLYLLVVKFGMGEDIGSRPLLTFGMMFILAGIQLFTIGIVMELLIRTYYESQKKRPYRVKDVAIADQIQP